From one Idiomarina sp. X4 genomic stretch:
- the ftsH gene encoding ATP-dependent zinc metalloprotease FtsH → MSDMAKNLILWLVIAVVLMSVFQSFSPSESSSSTMAYNEFVSQVNNGNIRKAEFGDDGRTISGVTRNGQSYKTVVPTQYDPKILDDLLANDVQTQGTPPEEQSILASIFISWFPMLLLIGVWIFFMRQMQGGGGKGAMSFGKSKARLMSDEQIKTTFKDVAGCDEAKEEVTELVDYLKDPSKFQRLGGKIPKGVLMVGPPGTGKTLLAKAISGEAKVPFFSISGSDFVEMFVGVGASRVRDMFEQAKKSAPCIIFIDEIDAVGRQRGAGLGGGHDEREQTLNQMLVEMDGFEGNEGIIVIAATNRPDVLDPALLRPGRFDRQVVVGLPDVRGREQILKVHMRKVPLGDDVKPELIARGTPGFSGADLANLVNEAALFAARGNKRVVAMEEFDKAKDKIMMGAERRSMVMTDDEKAMTAYHEAGHAIVGRLVPEHDPVYKVSIIPRGRALGVTMYLPEQDRVSHSKQHLESMISSLFGGRLAEAIIYGDEKVTTGASNDIERATEIARKMVTQWGLSEKMGPLLYAEDENEVFLGRQVTQHKHMSDDTARAIDEEVKSVIDKNYQRAKQILEENIDILHAMKDALVKYETIDADQIDDLMNRRDVRQPKGWTDNNNDGDGTNGGTAKADDTEERPNRPINVDKPGDATS, encoded by the coding sequence GTCAGGTTAACAATGGCAACATTCGCAAGGCTGAATTCGGTGATGATGGACGCACGATTTCAGGGGTAACTCGAAATGGACAATCTTATAAAACGGTTGTTCCAACCCAGTACGATCCAAAAATTCTGGACGATTTATTGGCGAACGACGTTCAAACACAAGGTACTCCTCCTGAGGAACAAAGTATTCTTGCGTCTATTTTCATTTCATGGTTCCCAATGCTGTTGCTTATTGGTGTATGGATATTTTTCATGCGTCAAATGCAAGGCGGTGGTGGCAAAGGCGCCATGTCGTTCGGTAAGAGTAAAGCCCGTTTAATGAGCGACGAGCAAATAAAAACAACGTTCAAAGACGTGGCTGGTTGCGACGAAGCCAAAGAAGAAGTAACCGAGTTGGTTGACTACTTAAAAGATCCATCGAAGTTCCAACGCCTGGGCGGCAAAATCCCGAAAGGCGTGCTAATGGTTGGTCCTCCTGGTACCGGTAAAACTTTGCTGGCGAAGGCGATTTCAGGAGAAGCCAAAGTACCATTCTTTAGTATTTCGGGTTCTGACTTCGTTGAAATGTTTGTCGGTGTTGGCGCCTCGCGTGTTCGTGATATGTTTGAGCAGGCGAAAAAATCAGCGCCTTGTATCATCTTCATCGATGAAATTGATGCGGTAGGTCGTCAGCGTGGTGCCGGTCTTGGTGGAGGCCATGACGAGCGTGAACAAACGCTGAACCAAATGCTGGTTGAAATGGACGGCTTTGAAGGCAACGAGGGTATTATCGTTATTGCCGCTACTAACCGTCCTGATGTACTTGACCCAGCTTTACTAAGACCGGGTCGTTTTGACCGTCAGGTTGTGGTTGGTTTACCAGATGTTCGAGGTCGTGAACAGATATTAAAAGTTCACATGCGCAAAGTACCGCTGGGCGACGATGTTAAACCAGAACTTATTGCTCGCGGTACACCAGGCTTTTCTGGTGCAGACTTAGCGAACTTAGTGAACGAAGCAGCCTTGTTTGCTGCACGCGGTAATAAGCGTGTCGTTGCAATGGAAGAGTTCGACAAGGCTAAAGACAAGATAATGATGGGCGCAGAACGCCGCTCGATGGTCATGACCGATGATGAGAAAGCGATGACCGCGTATCACGAAGCGGGTCACGCGATTGTTGGTCGTTTAGTGCCAGAGCATGATCCTGTCTATAAAGTATCTATCATTCCACGTGGCCGTGCGTTGGGTGTGACGATGTACCTGCCCGAGCAAGACCGAGTTAGTCACAGCAAGCAGCACTTGGAAAGCATGATTTCCAGCTTGTTTGGTGGTCGTCTGGCCGAAGCCATTATTTATGGCGATGAAAAAGTCACGACTGGCGCTTCTAACGACATTGAGAGAGCAACAGAAATTGCTCGTAAAATGGTGACTCAGTGGGGCTTATCGGAAAAAATGGGTCCATTGCTTTATGCTGAAGACGAAAACGAGGTGTTCCTTGGCCGTCAAGTGACTCAGCATAAGCATATGTCCGATGACACAGCACGGGCTATTGATGAAGAAGTGAAATCTGTCATTGATAAGAACTACCAGCGTGCGAAGCAAATTCTTGAAGAAAACATCGATATTCTTCATGCGATGAAAGACGCGTTGGTAAAATATGAAACTATCGATGCGGACCAAATTGATGATTTAATGAATCGTCGTGATGTAAGACAGCCAAAAGGCTGGACGGATAACAACAACGATGGCGACGGCACTAACGGCGGTACAGCGAAGGCTGACGATACCGAAGAGCGCCCAAACCGACCTATCAATGTTGATAAGCCCGGTGACGCGACGTCATAA
- the glmM gene encoding phosphoglucosamine mutase: MSERKYFGTDGVRGRVGDYPITPDFAVKLGWAAGRALAAKGASRVLVGKDTRVSGYMLESALEAGLASAGVGVDFLGPMPTPGIAYLTRTFRAAAGIVISASHNPYYDNGIKFFADNGHKLPDATELEIERLIDEPMDCVISEELGRARRINDAAGRYIEFCKSVFPNEMTLEGMHIVVDCANGATYHIAPNVFRELGAKVTEIGTEPNGLNINHECGATHLDALQKTVIKQKADLGIALDGDGDRIMMVTENGRAIDGDEILYMLAVTAQQQGQLQGGIVGTLMTNFALERELNKRNIPFVRAKVGDRYVIEELVKRDWYLGGENSGHLINRQHHTTGDGIIAGLQVLAAMYQEGKSLEQLSCDFKKMPQVLVNVRFEKGQQPLESSAVKSVVKEVESALGDKGRVLLRKSGTEPLIRVMVEGEDEGNVRAYAQQIASEVEAATN, from the coding sequence TTGAGCGAGCGTAAGTATTTCGGCACCGACGGTGTCCGTGGTCGAGTTGGAGACTACCCCATAACCCCTGACTTTGCGGTGAAATTAGGTTGGGCCGCAGGTCGAGCCTTAGCAGCGAAAGGCGCAAGTCGAGTATTGGTAGGTAAAGATACTCGCGTGTCAGGCTATATGCTGGAGTCAGCGCTTGAAGCGGGCTTGGCTTCTGCGGGTGTTGGCGTTGATTTTCTAGGGCCTATGCCGACCCCCGGAATTGCTTACTTGACCCGAACCTTTAGAGCGGCGGCTGGTATTGTGATTAGTGCTTCACATAATCCTTATTATGACAACGGTATAAAATTCTTTGCCGACAATGGTCATAAACTGCCTGATGCTACGGAGCTTGAAATAGAACGTCTTATTGATGAGCCGATGGACTGTGTTATTTCGGAAGAGCTTGGTCGCGCTCGGAGAATTAATGATGCAGCAGGTCGTTACATTGAGTTTTGTAAAAGCGTGTTCCCTAATGAGATGACCCTCGAAGGTATGCATATTGTTGTCGACTGTGCTAACGGAGCAACCTATCACATCGCCCCTAATGTATTTCGTGAGTTAGGCGCAAAAGTGACTGAAATTGGTACAGAGCCGAACGGTTTAAATATCAATCATGAATGCGGTGCGACACACCTCGATGCGCTGCAAAAAACGGTGATTAAACAAAAAGCAGATTTAGGCATAGCTTTAGATGGTGATGGCGATCGCATTATGATGGTCACCGAAAATGGACGTGCGATTGATGGTGATGAAATTCTATACATGTTAGCAGTCACTGCGCAACAGCAAGGGCAACTGCAAGGTGGCATTGTCGGCACCTTAATGACTAATTTTGCTCTTGAACGCGAACTGAACAAGCGCAATATACCTTTTGTGAGAGCAAAAGTCGGCGACCGCTATGTTATAGAAGAACTGGTTAAGCGCGACTGGTATTTAGGCGGTGAGAACTCCGGGCACTTAATCAACCGCCAGCACCACACGACAGGCGATGGTATTATTGCTGGTCTGCAAGTGTTAGCGGCTATGTATCAGGAAGGAAAGTCATTAGAGCAGTTGAGTTGTGACTTTAAGAAAATGCCTCAAGTACTGGTCAATGTTCGTTTTGAAAAGGGTCAACAGCCACTTGAGTCGTCGGCAGTGAAAAGTGTCGTTAAAGAAGTTGAGTCAGCTCTCGGTGACAAAGGCCGGGTGCTGTTACGTAAGTCAGGTACTGAGCCGCTTATCCGAGTCATGGTAGAAGGAGAGGATGAGGGGAATGTGCGCGCTTATGCTCAACAAATCGCCAGCGAAGTTGAAGCGGCTACAAATTAA
- the folP gene encoding dihydropteroate synthase — translation MPKNPKPLQVMGILNVTPDSFSDGGRYNQLDVAISRASELIEHGADILDIGGESTRPGSDAVSEAEELERVIPVIEAIKQRFEIPVSIDTTKAAVMTESVNAGASLINDVNALREAGAVEAAARSGAEVCLMHMQGEPRTMQEQPHYDDVVCDVKRFFQERIDVCTAAGIAREKIWLDPGFGFGKTPRHNYQLLQRLQAFHELQLPLLIGLSRKSMIGHVTGRDVSERLAGSLAGATIAAMKGARIIRVHDVKETVDAMKVVAATLEGEHI, via the coding sequence ATGCCTAAGAATCCAAAGCCTTTGCAAGTAATGGGTATTTTGAATGTGACGCCAGACTCGTTTTCGGATGGCGGTCGCTACAATCAGTTAGACGTAGCCATCAGTCGAGCAAGTGAACTCATAGAGCATGGTGCGGATATTCTTGATATTGGTGGGGAGTCGACCCGTCCCGGTTCGGATGCGGTTAGTGAGGCTGAAGAGCTGGAGAGAGTTATTCCTGTTATAGAAGCAATAAAGCAGCGCTTTGAGATACCGGTTTCTATCGATACAACTAAAGCGGCAGTTATGACTGAAAGTGTTAACGCCGGTGCAAGTTTGATAAACGATGTGAACGCGTTAAGAGAAGCTGGGGCAGTTGAGGCGGCGGCTAGGTCTGGTGCAGAAGTATGCCTGATGCACATGCAGGGCGAACCGCGCACCATGCAAGAGCAACCACATTACGACGATGTTGTCTGCGACGTTAAACGCTTTTTTCAAGAGCGAATAGATGTTTGCACGGCGGCGGGCATAGCACGAGAAAAAATTTGGCTCGACCCCGGGTTCGGTTTTGGCAAAACCCCCCGACACAATTATCAACTACTACAACGGCTGCAGGCGTTTCATGAATTGCAATTGCCATTGCTCATTGGTTTGTCACGCAAAAGTATGATTGGCCATGTGACCGGACGAGACGTGAGTGAACGATTGGCAGGCAGTTTAGCCGGTGCAACCATTGCAGCAATGAAAGGAGCACGTATAATTCGCGTTCACGATGTAAAGGAAACGGTTGATGCGATGAAAGTCGTCGCGGCAACATTAGAAGGAGAGCACATTTGA